From the genome of Numenius arquata chromosome 18, bNumArq3.hap1.1, whole genome shotgun sequence:
TCCTGTTTCAAAAAGCTGTTCTCTTCCTTGCTGTTGTATGAAAGATACCTACCGTAACAGGGATGAGACTAGTTTATTATGCCTAGTATGGcgacataaaatatatttttccctgtgctttttttttttattttgaattgtcAAAATTTGATAGTAATGATTAAGTTTTGACTAAAGCACGTCTTTGTAGTTTTGTGAATACATATTCTTCAGgtttggcagatttttttttcatgcatctgTAACTGACGATTCcttatttgtcattttatttcagttcttgcACAAAGAGGCTACTTCAAAGACAAAGCTTTTGTAAATtatcttaaatatttactttattggAAAGAACCTGAATATGCAAAGTACCTGAAGTAAGTGTTAAAATCACTTAGGTTTCTGCATTTTAATGATTTGATGTTTACCTTCTGTTATTTATTTGATTCCTGCCTGTAACCTTACCTTTGTCCTCCTTGCTGTGTTTAAATGCAACATAAATTTTCCCCGTTTCCAGCAGTCCAGATATAGCaacagaaaaaattataaaacttGTCTTTCATGAGTAGTGTATGGAATCTTCCTTTTGCAGCCTGTATCTGCACTTTACCATTTGTAAACAAACATGCTAGTTCTTATGTATTTTAGTAAAATCTAGCCACTAGAAGAGATCCTCTAAATGAGCATATATCACGTATATCCATTTATTAACTGTTATAGGACTCCTTGCTTCCTAGCCTGAAGTTAAGTTACAGTGTGTGGAATACATACAGTCTTAAGTGGTTCGATACTTAAGTAAAGCATATACATGATAAAACTACAATAACAAACCGTAGAATTACTGAAGACTCTTGTTTTAGAGGACCTTGTAAAACTTGTATTAAAGTATGTTTATTTTCCATCCAGGTATCCTCAATGTTTGCATATGTTAGAGCTGCTCCAATATGAACATTTCCGCAAAGAACTGGTAAATGCTCAGTGTGCAAAATTTATCGATGAGCAACAGATTCTTCACTGGCAGCACTATTCACGGAAAAGAATGCGCCTCCAGCAAGCacttgcagagcagcagcagcaa
Proteins encoded in this window:
- the MED31 gene encoding mediator of RNA polymerase II transcription subunit 31 isoform X1 — its product is MSQPPRRAAADDTGNRLRFQLELEFVQCLANPNYLNFLAQRGYFKDKAFVNYLKYLLYWKEPEYAKYLKYPQCLHMLELLQYEHFRKELVNAQCAKFIDEQQILHWQHYSRKRMRLQQALAEQQQQNNTSVK
- the MED31 gene encoding mediator of RNA polymerase II transcription subunit 31 isoform X3 — encoded protein: MINDDTGNRLRFQLELEFVQCLANPNYLNFLAQRGYFKDKAFVNYLKYLLYWKEPEYAKYLKYPQCLHMLELLQYEHFRKELVNAQCAKFIDEQQILHWQHYSRKRMRLQQALAEQQQQNNTSVK
- the MED31 gene encoding mediator of RNA polymerase II transcription subunit 31 isoform X4, translating into METDDTGNRLRFQLELEFVQCLANPNYLNFLAQRGYFKDKAFVNYLKYLLYWKEPEYAKYLKYPQCLHMLELLQYEHFRKELVNAQCAKFIDEQQILHWQHYSRKRMRLQQALAEQQQQNNTSVK
- the MED31 gene encoding mediator of RNA polymerase II transcription subunit 31 isoform X2, with translation MNPYLLWDDTGNRLRFQLELEFVQCLANPNYLNFLAQRGYFKDKAFVNYLKYLLYWKEPEYAKYLKYPQCLHMLELLQYEHFRKELVNAQCAKFIDEQQILHWQHYSRKRMRLQQALAEQQQQNNTSVK